A stretch of DNA from Actinomycetota bacterium:
TGGGGGCCTTCCTGGCGGCGCTGGTGTTCGGGTTCGCCGACTCGCTGCAGACCGCATTGTCCTTCCTGAACGTGGGGATCCCGTCGGACTTCTTGCTGATGCTGCCGTACCTGGTGACGATCGCCGTGGTGTCCGGCCTGGTCCGCCGGGCCCGCCCGCCCGCCGCCGACGGGAAGCCCTACATCAAGGGGTAGGCCCCGAGGCGGACGTGGCCGCGGTCATCAGGCATCGGGACCCGCGCCTTCGGCCCCGAGGTCCCTGAGGCGGGTCCGGGCCTGCTCGGCGAGCTGCTCGTTCCCGATCTTCTCCGCCTCCACCAGCGCCTCCTGAAGGAGCTCCGTGGCCTGCTGGCGCCGCATCGCGGCCAGCTTGTCCGTGGCGTACTTGAGCTTCTCGTCCGCCTTCACGATGGTCTCCCAGATGTCCTTGGGGTCCATGCCCTGCCCCTTTCCGCGCGATGCTGCGGACGTTACAGCGAGTGGCGGTGGCGTGGTCTAGTGTCTGCTCGCTCCTGGCCGTAGGAGCCGAAGGAGGCGTGGTGGACGAGGACGTGGCGGCGGGGCTCGACGAGCGGCAGCTCGACGCGCTGAAGGAGCGCATCCGGACCTCTCCATTCCATCAGTGGGCCGGCATGGAGCTGCTTTCCGTGGGCGACGGACGGGCGGAGGTCTCCATGCGCCTGGAGCAGCAGCACTTCAACCCGCAGGGAATCGTGCACGGCGGCATCATCGCGGCCGTCGCCGACACCTCCATCGGCCTGGCCCTTCGCTCCATGCTCCGGGCGGGGTTCACTCATCGAACGGCCCAGCTGAACGTGCATTTCCTGGCCAAAGGCGAGGGCGACCTGCTGGTGGGCAAGGGCCGCTCGATCCATCTGGGCCAGCGCATGGGCTACGGGGAGGCTGAGGTCATCGACGGCGGGGGGCGCCTGCTGGCCCGGGCCACCGCCACGTTCATCGTGCTCCCGGCGCCGGGCGCGTTCTAGGGACGGAAGAGCACGTGGGCCGGGACTCCAGCCCCGGCCCACAGTCGTTCAGGCTCTAGTAGTCGACGTCGAGGTCCTTCAGCGCGGCGGGGAGCTGGCCCAGCACGCCCTGGAGCTGCATCAGCTTCATGAGGTCACCGGAGACCCGGAGCTTGCCGCTCATGTACGCGGCCGTGCCGGTGAGCTCGTTCTTGGACAGCGCCGCCGCGGTGTCGTAGTCCTGCGTGATGGTGGCGTCGGGGTTGTCGATGTCGCCCATCCCCAGGTCGACGGCGCCACCTTCCAGCTTGAACCAGTACCGCTTCTCGCCATCCGGGTTGGTGACGACCTGCTGGATGCGGGCCGTCATGGACCCGGCCGCGGACTTCACGGAATCGTTCGACGCGAGCGCGTCCTTGACCGCCTGTGCCCACTCGTCGGACAGGAACTGCACACCCACGATGTGGCCTCCTTCCTCTGCTCGGACCGGGGCAGTATATCCGGACCGGTCCTGCGCGCTGACCGCCGGTCAGTCGGGCCCGTGCGCCGCGCTCTCCGCGGCCGGCTTCCGGGGCTTCGGCTCGAAGACCTGCGGGTCCGTGAGGTGGCGGACGTCGTTCAGGAACCGGACCCGCCTGGACGCGCCGGACGGGCGGGAGTCCCCCTCCACCACGACCGAGTTCACGGACGCGTTCTCCGGCAGGAAGAACATGTCCTGGTCCAGGGCGAGCAGGTGCCCGAGGTACGCGTTGATCACGCCGCCGTGGGTCACCATCAGGACGTCGCCCTCCGGGTGGCGTTCCAGGATCGCCTCCACCACGGTCACCACCCGCGTGCGGAGCTGCTCGCCGGTCTCGCCGCCCGGAGCCAGGCTGAACATGGCCTCCTGGTCCCGGAACTTCCGGGCCAGCTCCTCGTCCTCCGAGATGATCTCCTCGAAGGAGAGCCCCTCCCACGCGCCGACGAAGACCTCGCCCAGCTCCTCCTCGAAGATCGGCGTGAAGCCGGCCCGGGAGGCGTAGGGCTCGATGGTCTGGCGGCACCGGACGAAGGGCGAGGAGTACACCACCGGCGGGGCTTCCATGTGGACCAGGCGAGCGGCCAGGCGCTGGGCCTGCTGGAGCCCCCTCTCGCCCAGCGGTGGGTCCCATTGGCGGCCCCGGGGGGAGATCCGGAAGTCCCGGGACTGGAAATCGACGC
This window harbors:
- a CDS encoding SCP2 sterol-binding domain-containing protein; this translates as MGVQFLSDEWAQAVKDALASNDSVKSAAGSMTARIQQVVTNPDGEKRYWFKLEGGAVDLGMGDIDNPDATITQDYDTAAALSKNELTGTAAYMSGKLRVSGDLMKLMQLQGVLGQLPAALKDLDVDY
- a CDS encoding histidine phosphatase family protein, with translation MSGPRRLYLIRHGRVDFQSRDFRISPRGRQWDPPLGERGLQQAQRLAARLVHMEAPPVVYSSPFVRCRQTIEPYASRAGFTPIFEEELGEVFVGAWEGLSFEEIISEDEELARKFRDQEAMFSLAPGGETGEQLRTRVVTVVEAILERHPEGDVLMVTHGGVINAYLGHLLALDQDMFFLPENASVNSVVVEGDSRPSGASRRVRFLNDVRHLTDPQVFEPKPRKPAAESAAHGPD
- a CDS encoding PaaI family thioesterase; the protein is MLRTLQRVAVAWSSVCSLLAVGAEGGVVDEDVAAGLDERQLDALKERIRTSPFHQWAGMELLSVGDGRAEVSMRLEQQHFNPQGIVHGGIIAAVADTSIGLALRSMLRAGFTHRTAQLNVHFLAKGEGDLLVGKGRSIHLGQRMGYGEAEVIDGGGRLLARATATFIVLPAPGAF